The Caldanaerovirga acetigignens genomic interval CATTAGAAAACGGAGTTTTTACGGATGATGAAGAAGTGAAAAAGCAACAGGAAGAAAGATACAGGAAAATGAACGAACTTGCCGGCGTACTTCTATACCCTTATACTCCATTTCAGTTTGGTTTGCTGGGGAAAATATATGCCAGCCTTTTATTAAATTTCTCTAAGAACATACCGCGCAAGGTGGACGAAAGCGATCTTATCTTAAATAACATTTCAGAGCTTTTTGAAGAGGAATTTGTAGAAAAATATGCGAAATATCTGGAAGATAAGGGGCTAAAAAAAGCTGCTGGTTATGTCATCGGCTGTTTTTACAAGGTGCAGCAGATATTATAGGAAAAGGGCTAAAACGCGAAAGCCCGCTTTTCGGCGGGCTTTTTTCATGCTATCCTGCACGAGCAGCTTTTTCCTTTGAAGGCTATTCCTGCCTTCACGATGTTTTCTATTCCCCTGTCCCTCAAATCCGCCTCGTATTTTTTGCTTTCTATCTGCTCTAAGGCCTTTTGCGCGTCTTTTGCAGGGTCGCCTTCCGATACCTTAAATTCCATTATTATCGCCCTCGGAACTTTTCTATCGATTATTACCACATCATACCTGCCAAAACCGCTTTCTCTTTCGGACTTTACTTCGTAGCGCTCGCCTAGCACGCTGAGCATCCCAAGGACAAAGGCCTGATACACTTTTTCAGCTTCATCTGCGAAAGTGTGATAGCTCGAAACCTTGAGGAGAATTTCGTTGAATTCCCTTTCGAAGGCTTCGCTATTTTTTTCGAAAAGATATTCAAAGAGCCTTTCCGTTCCGTTCGGCTCAAGTTCCATGCCCTTTAACCATGTTTCGAATATGTCGATGTAGAGTTCTCTCAGCTCCTTATTGGGTATGGCAAGGGTGCAGTGAGCCTTCAATCCCCGTATTTGTTTTTCTTTTGCCGTGAGGTATCCCGAAAAGAGAAATAAGCCCCATACGGCTTCTTTATCATAAGTTATATCTCTAAGTGCGGTGGAGATTTTTATGTCCTTTTTTATGTCCTCTCCGGCAATGAGCCTTGAAATCTGTTCCTTTACACCGGTGCCGCTTTCTGTTATCAGGTTTCTTATCAGGTCGTTGCTTGATGTATTTACCCAGAAAGCTTGAGGTTGCTTCATCGAGATATAATTTATGACGCTCCAGGGGTTGTATATGCTCTTTGCGCCTCCAAAAAAGTAGCCGTCATACCATTCCTTTATTTCTTCGTATCTATCCTCCATATTAAAGTCGGAGAGCATCTTCTTTACTTCTTCCTCGGTGAAGCCGAAGTAATTGGAGTAAAAGTCGTCTAGGATGGTGTAAACCACCAGGTTGTTGAGACCCGAAAATATATCTTCTTTTGCAACTCTGTATACTCCGGTCAGAAGTCCTTTGAAGAGGGAGGGATTTCCTTTGAGGGCTGCGGTGAGCATGCCTCTCATGAAGTCCACGACCTGTTCGTAGTATCCGTTTACATATCCGCTCTCTATAGGCACATCGTATTCGTCTATGAGAAGGATTACTTTTTTTCCAAAGTGGGCTTCGAGATATTCCGTTAATCGCGAAAGGGCATACCTTATCTCGCTCTCTTTCAATTCTTTTCTTAAGACTGCCTGTATGTATTCCTTGTCAAAGTCAAATATCTTTTCGCTTTTTAGGAGATAGATGTGTTCTTTGTATGCATTTCTTAATACTTCGGAGATGATTGACAGGTTGTCCTCCCAGGTATTTACCTTTGCATCTTTGAATGTTATATGTATAACCGGGTATTTATTCATGTATTCCAAAGCGAGGGGGTCCTTTTCTATTTTAAGTCCTCTGAAAAGGTATGAGTAATCTCTTTCATTTGAGAAGAAGTATTTGATCATGGAAAAGTTGAGACTTTTTCCGAACCTTCTGGGGCGGGTGATTAGTATGACATTTGCGCCGTCGCGCAAAAGATCCCCTATAAGCCCTGTTTTATCGATATAGTAGTAGTTTCCTTCAATGATATCCTTAAAATCATCTATTCCTGATGGTAAAAGCAAAATATCACCCCTGTAAATTAGGATAAGATTAAGAATATTATATCAGAAGTTTACCGGGAAAATTCAACTTATATCTTCTACAGTGAATAAAAATACCTCTCTTTTTTCTCTTGCATAGTCTATCAA includes:
- a CDS encoding AAA family ATPase, producing MLLPSGIDDFKDIIEGNYYYIDKTGLIGDLLRDGANVILITRPRRFGKSLNFSMIKYFFSNERDYSYLFRGLKIEKDPLALEYMNKYPVIHITFKDAKVNTWEDNLSIISEVLRNAYKEHIYLLKSEKIFDFDKEYIQAVLRKELKESEIRYALSRLTEYLEAHFGKKVILLIDEYDVPIESGYVNGYYEQVVDFMRGMLTAALKGNPSLFKGLLTGVYRVAKEDIFSGLNNLVVYTILDDFYSNYFGFTEEEVKKMLSDFNMEDRYEEIKEWYDGYFFGGAKSIYNPWSVINYISMKQPQAFWVNTSSNDLIRNLITESGTGVKEQISRLIAGEDIKKDIKISTALRDITYDKEAVWGLFLFSGYLTAKEKQIRGLKAHCTLAIPNKELRELYIDIFETWLKGMELEPNGTERLFEYLFEKNSEAFEREFNEILLKVSSYHTFADEAEKVYQAFVLGMLSVLGERYEVKSERESGFGRYDVVIIDRKVPRAIIMEFKVSEGDPAKDAQKALEQIESKKYEADLRDRGIENIVKAGIAFKGKSCSCRIA